The Microbacterium luteum nucleotide sequence GAACGCGATCGTGATCACGGGCAGGGCGAGGGAGCGGAGGGCGTCGGCCGGGTCCTCCCAGTCGTCGCGGGGGAAGCCGCCGGAGGGGAGCATCCCGAGCTGCAGCGCGAAGATCCACACGAGGATGACGCCCACCCAGAACACCGGCACGGCCACGCCGAGCTGCGAGAAGCCCGACAGGGCGATGCCGTACCACCGGTCGGCCTTCATCGCCGCGGTGACGCCGATCACCAGGGAGAGCACGAGGGCGAGGGCGAACGACAGCAGCGTCAGCGGGATGGTCACCCCCAGCCGCGCGGAGATCTCGGGGCCGACCTCGCGCGAGCTGATGAACGACTCCCCGAGGTCGCCCCGCAGCAGCTGCGCCGACCACGTGGCGAACTGCTGCCACACCGGCTGGTCGGAGCCGACCTGCGCGCGTGCCGCCGCGATCTGCTCCGGAGTCGCGTCCACCGACAGCAGCGCGTTCGCGGGGTCGCCGGGCAGCAGGCGCAGCAGCACGAAGATGACGACCATCGCCACCGCGAGCGAGAGTACGAGCAGGGCGGAACGGCGCAGCAGGTAGATGAGCATGAGGGGAGGATGCGCCGGTGCCGGGGCGCGTGCGCCCGGCACCGGCGGCGGGTCAGTTCTTGACGATGTCGTAGACGAAGAACTGCGAGTTCAGGCCGTTGACGGGGTAGCCCGACAGGTCGCTGTCGGCGACGACGATCTGCGGGTACAGGTACAGCCACACGCTCGCGGCGTCTTCGGCGATCTGCTCGTTGACCTGCGTGAGCAGCTCGGTCTGCTGCTCGACCGTCTCGGCCTGCTCGGCCTCGGCGACCCACTGCTGCACGTCGGCGTTGTCGTAGCCCCAGTAGAAGTCGGGGTTGCCGTACCAGACGACGTCGCGGTCGTTGACGTGCTCCTGCAGGGTGGCTTCGAAGTCACGCTCGGCGAAGACCTTGGTGTACCACTCGTCGGCGCTGATCGTGTTGATCTCGACGGTGATGCCGACCTCGGCCAGCTGCGCCTGCAGGAACTCGGCCACAACCGGGTGCGGGTCGTAGCTCGGCGTGTCCAGGGTGAAGGTGAACCCGTCGGCGTAGCCGGCGGCATCCAGAAGCTCGCGAGACAGCTCGGGGTCGTACGGGTTCACGTCGGTCAGGTCGACGTACCACGGGTCGGTCGGGGGGACCATCGAGCCGATGAGCGTGCCGTAGTCTCCCCAGATCGAGGTGAGCAGCTGCTCACGGTCGATCGCGGAGTAGACGGCCTTGCGCACGAGGGCGTCGTCGAAGGGGGCCACGCGGTCGTTGAAGGCGAGCAGCTCCTTGGTGGTCGAGGTGCCCTCGCTGACGGTGAAGTCGGCGTTGTCCTCGAACTGCGCGAGCGAGTCGGGGTTCTGGATGCTCGTGACTAGGTCGATCTCGCCGCTGAGCAGGGCGTTGTTCTCGGCCGTCGCGTCGGTGAAGTAGGTGAAGACGACCTCGGCGTTCGCCGCGGCCTCGCCCCAGTAGTCGTCCCAGCGGAGGAGGGTCAGGGTCGAGCCCTGGCGCCACTCGTCGAGCGTGTACGGACCGGTGCCGTCGGTGGTCTCGGCGCTCGCCTCGGGACCGGTGATCCACACGTAGCTGAGGTTGTAGGGGAACGAGATCGATCGCTCGGACAGCTCGAACACGACCGTCTGGTCGTCGGGGGTGGTGATCTCGCTGATGGGTCCGAAGCTGGACTTGCGCGCCGACTGGGAGTCCTCGGCGATGACCGCCTCGACGCTGGTCTTCACGTCGGCGGAGGTGAGGGGCGCGCCGGAGTGGAACGTGATGCCCTCGTGCAGCGTGACGGTGTAGGTGAGGCCGTCTTCGCTCAGCTCGGCCGACTCGGCCAGCAGCGGCTCGACCTCGCCGTCGTCGGTGAGCTTGTACAGACCCTCGTAGACGTTGCCGTTCAGCGCCTCGGTGACGCCTTGGCCGCCGCCCTGGGTGTTGCTGAGGTTCTGCGGCTCGTACAGCGAGCCGATGGAGATCGTGGCGTCGTCCGACGAGGCGTCGCCGGCGGCGTCGCCACCGGTGCTGCATCCGGCGAGCACGAGCGCCGAGACGGCGACGGCGGACAGGGCGAGCAGGGGCTTTCTCATACGGATACTCCAGTGCTGTGCATGCTGTGGTGCGGGGGAGGATGCGGCTCAGGCCGCGGAGATGTCGAAGCCGTCGCGGAACACGACGTTCTTCTCGCCGGCGGGCACCCGGAAGGGGAACCGGTTGGACGCCGGAGGCAGGGGGCAGTTGAACTGCGCCGAGAACCCGCACGGCGGGACGAAGGCGCGGTTGAAGTCGAGCACGACGGTTCCCGCATCGCCCGCCGCGTCGGCATCGCGCGGTACGAAGAGGAATCGTCCGGGCCCGTAGGTCTCCGACCCGTTCGTCGCGTCGGCGAACACGAGCAGCAGCGTGCCGCCGTCGTCGAAGGCCGCGAGGGTGAATTCCTCGCCGCGGATCGTCACATGGATGTCGCCGGGGACGACGAGATCGCGGGTGCCGCCGTTGTCGCGGATGTGCTCGAAGGGCACCGTGCGGGCGGACCCGTCGCCCTCGACCGGGGTGAAGCGGCCTTCGATGACCCAGTCCGGGTCGTAGCCGAAGGCATCGATGTGCTCGAAAGCGCGGATCGCCGCGGAATCGGCATCCCAGCGACGCAGCCCGTATTCCGGTTCACCCGTGTCGATCGACGTGCGCGAGAGCTCGGTGACGGTCACGGTCGGGCCGGCGACGGCCCGCTCGGCGTCGACGTCGGGGCGGGTGGCGCCGCTCCAGCGGGTCTCGACGAGAGCGAGGTTTCCGGTGGCGGCGGTCACGGTGCGGGCGCGCTGGTCGAGCCAGCGGGCATGGTCGGAGGCAGACATGTTCAGGGATGATTCTCTCGCGTGCGGCGGTGAACGGCACATCGGCCGTCACGGGTGGTAATGCGGCGCGAGCGCCGGGTATTCCCATCCGCGTCCCACGCGGCTCCGGCCGTCGCGGCGAGCACGCGAGCATCGCGCCGATGCCGGGATAATGGTGGCGACGTCGATCACTGCGAGGTGTTCATCCGTTTTGACGGTGGAAGAGTCAGCCGCGACCCCTGACCTTGTCGATGCCGGCGCGGTCAGCGACCTGTACATCTATCCGATCCGCGGTCTGTCCGGACAGAGACTCGAGCGGGTGACCGTCGACCCCGATCGGGGATTCCCCTTCGACCGGTGCTGGGCGCTGCCGAAGCGTCAGGCGGCCGAGGCCGCATCAGGCGACCGACCGCTCACCTCTGCCGAGGCCTACGGGCTGACGGTCTTCCCGCGTCTGGCAGGCGTCTCGACGCATCTGGATCCCGAGACCGAGAGACTGCGTGTGCACGTGCAGGAGCACGTCGTGCTCGATGTGTCGTTGCGAGATGACACCGACGTGCGGGAGGCCGAGCGCTTCTTCGCGCGGGTGCTCGACCTCGACGAGGCGGACCGACCCCGCCTGGTGCGCCGCGCGAATCGCACCTTCAACTTCTCCTACACGGCCTCGGTCTCCGAGCATCTGACGTGGGCGTGCCACCTCGTCAACCTCGCGTCGATCCGTGATCTCGAAGAGCGCATCGCGCACGAGGTGGACCCGCGACGCTTCCGGGCCAACCTCTACGTCGATCTCGGCGAGCCGTGGATCGAGCGCGACCTCATCGGGAAGGAGTTCCGCGCAGGCGAGGTCGTGCTGCGCGGAGAGATGATGGCCGCGCGGTGCGCGGCGACCGAGGTGAACCTCGAGACGACCGAGCGCGACCTGCCGATCCCCCGCCTCCTGAAGCAGCACTACGGCCACACCGACCTCGGCATCTACGCGAACATCCTCTCGGGCGGCGACCTGGCGCCGGGACTGCCGGTCGCGGTTCCCGCCGGGATCGGAGCCGGGTGCGCATGACCCGCGGTGAGACCGACATCCCGGTCGTCGTCACCGGCCGCCGCCGTCTGGCCCCGACGATCGACGAGTTCACCCTCGCCGCGGCCCATGGTGGTGCGCTGCCCGCATTCGAGGCCGGGGCGCACATCGACGTCGAGACTCCCGGCGGCCATCGACGCAGCTACTCGCTGTGCGCTCCGACCGCCGCTCGTCCGCGGGCGTACACGATCGCGGTGGATCGCCGTGCCGACGGCGAGGGCGGCTCGGTGAGCATGCACGACCGTGCCGCCACCGGCTCGCCGGTGCGGATCTCCTCTCCGAGCACGGGGTTCGACCTTCATCCGACGACGCGCCGGGCGGTTCTCATCGCCGGCGGAGTGGGAATCACCGCCGTGCGCGGAATGCGACGCGACCTGCAGGAGGCGGGGGTGGCGAGCACTCTCGTCTACCTCGTGAGGGACCGATCCGCTGCGGCCTACCTCGACGAGCTCGATGCGCCCGATGTCGTCGTGCACGCCACCCGCGAGCACGATGGGCGACGATTCGACCTGTGGCCACTCCTGGCCGACCCCACCGACAGCGAGGTCTACTGCTGCGGACCGGCGCCGCTCATGCGCACCGTGCAGGCCCTGACGATGCACTGGCGTCCCGCGCGGCTGCACTTCGAGGACTTCGTCGGCGTCTGCGCGGTCGACCCGTTCGCCCAGCCCTTCACCGCCGTGTGGCAGCCGACCGGCGAACGCGTGTCGGTCGGCAGTGACCAGTCCCTCCTCGACCGGCTCACCGAGAACGGAATCGCCGTTCCGAGCTCGTGCCGGTCGGGAACGTGCGGGACGTGTCGCGTGCGCCTGATCTCGGGGACCGCGCAGCACCGCGACATCGTGCTGGAAAACCACGAACGCTCCGACCAGCTCATCACCTGCGTCTCGCGCGCCGAGCGCGAGATCTGCATCGGTCCTGCCTGACAGCGCCGCGGGGCGCGTCGGTGCGGCTGACTAGACTGGGACGGGACGGTGGCACCGCCGGTGCGCGTCCTGCCGGCGTCGTGCGGCGTCGGACCGCCATTCGAGGGGGCTCTCCCATGCCAGGCATCGTGATCGTCGGCGTCCAGTGGGGCGACGAGGGCAAAGGCAAGGCCACCGATCTGCTCGGTGACCGCACCGACTGGGTCGTGAAGTTCAACGGCGGCAACAACGCCGGCCACACCGTCGTCATCGGCGATGAGAAGTACGCGCTGCACCTGCTGCCCTCCGGCATCCTCTCCCCGGGCGTGAACGCCGTGATCGGCAACGGCGTCGTCGTCGACCTCGAGGTGCTCTTCGACGAGCTCACCGCCCTGCAGGCCCGGGGCCTGGACACATCGCGTCTGAAGGTCAGCGCGAACGCGCACATCATCACGCACTACCACCGCACCCTCGACAAGGTCACCGAGCGCTTCCTCGGCAAGCGGCAGATCGGCACCACCGGGCGCGGGATCGGCCCGGCCTACGCCGACAAGATCAACCGTGTCGGCATCCGCGTGCAGGACCTGTTCGACGAGAACATCCTGCGTCAGAAGGTCGAGGGCGCGCTCGATCAGAAGAACCACCTGCTCGTGAAGGTCTTCAACCGCCGCGCGATCACGTGCGACGAGGTCGTCGAGGAGCTGCTGTCGTACGCCGAGCGGCTGCGCCCGATGGTCGCCGACACCGGCCTCCTGCTCGACGAGGCACTGAAGCGCGACGAGGTCGTCGTCTTCGAGGGCGGCCAGGCCACGATGCTCGATGTCGACCACGGCACCTACCCGTTCGTGACCTCGTCGTCGGCGACCGCCGGGGGAGCCGCGACCGGATCGGGCGTCGGACCGGGGCGCCTGGACCGCATCGTCGGCATCGTGAAGGCGTACACGACCCGTGTCGGCTCGGGGCCGTTCCCCACGGAGCTGTTCGACGAGAACGGCGACTTCCTGCGCTCGCGCGGCTTCGAGTTCGGCACGACCACCGGCCGCCCGCGCCGCGTCGGCTGGTACGACGCGCCCATCACCCGCTACGCGACGCGCATCAACGGCATCACCGACCTGGTGCTCACCAAGCTCGACATCCTCACCGGCCTGGACCGCATCCCGGTCTGCGTCGCGTACGACGTCGACGGCACGCGCTTCGACGAAGTGCCCGTGAACCAGACCGACTTCCACCACGCGAAGCCGATCCTGGAGTACTTCCCCGGGTGGAAGGAAGACATCTCCGGCGCCCGCAACTTCGACGATCTGCCGCAGAACGCGCAGGACTACGTGCTCGCGCTCGAGGCAATGAGCGGCACCCGCATCTCGGTGATCGGCGTCGGGCCGGCTCGAGACGCGGTCGTCGTGCGGCACGACCTCGTCTGACGGCTCGCCGCATGCGGTTCTTCACGGGCGGCTACACCGCTGACATGGGCGGTGAGGCCACCGGCATAGGGATGCTGCACGCCGGCTCGGCCGACACGGCCTACGTCGACGGCGCCCTCGGGTTCGGCGGCGACGTGGTGGCGGCCGACTCTCCGTCGTGGCTCGCGGCGCATCCCACCCGCGACGTCATCTATGCGGCGCTGGAGAAGACCGGCGCCGTGCAGGCCTACGCCCGCACCGGTGAATCCACGCTCGTGCCGCTCGGCGCCGCGGTTCCGGCCGGCGCAGCGACGTGTCACGTCGCGGTCGCGCCCGACGGTGGCAGCCTGCTCGCCGCCTGCTGGGGCGACGGCTCGGTGGTGCGGATGACGCTCGACGCGGAGGGCCGCCCGACCGACCCGCGTCGTGCGCCTGCCGCATCCGACCCCTACGACGCCGAACCCGACGTCGACGCCATCCGTACTCAGGTCCTCGGGGCGACGGCCGAAGAGGCGGGTGAGGTGCCCTCGGCGCGTCCCTCCCGCGCGCACCAGTCCCGTTATCTTCCGGACGGCACGGTCGTGACGACCGACCTCGGCCTCGATCTCGTGCGGGTGTGGCGGCCGGTCGACGGGCGACTGCGTGCGCATCAGCAGGTCGCGCTTCCTCGCGGTTCCGGCCCCCGGCACACGGTCTGGCATCCGAGCGGGCACCTGTACGTCGTCACCGAGTTCTCGCGCGAGGTCTTCGTGCTCGCCCCGGATGCGACCGGAGCGTGGCGCGTCCTCGGCGGCGTGCCGCTCGGCGGCCTCGCCGGCGACACGGGAGCGGAGATCGCGCTGGGGCGCGACGCCGCCTTCGTCTATGCGGGCCTGCGTGGCAGCGACACGATGGCCGTGCTCCGCGTGCGGGGTGGGGGCGATGCGCTCGAGCCGGTGGCGCTTGTCGAGACCGGCGTGGTGTGGCCACGCAACCACGTCGTGGTGCGGGACACGCTGCTGGTGGAGGGGGAGCGCTCGCACGAGGTGGTCTCGTTCACCCTCGATCCGCGTACCGGAGTGCCCGGGCGCATCCGGCACCGCACGACGGTGCCCTCGCCGACGCACCTGCTGCCGGTGCGCTGATCCGCGGCCCGCGTGTCGTCTCGTCGCTCCGCTCCTCGCTCAACGGCCGGAAGGGCTTCGGTTGACGGGTGTTGTCGTCTCGGACCGTGCATGCGACATCCCGTGACAGGTGAACGTCGGTTGCGCGGGTTCGGTTGACGCTGGCTGCCGATATGTGGCGGGGATGCGACATCCGGTGACAGGTGAATGGGTCAAGACGAAGGCAGGCGGGGCTTCGGTTGCCGAGGGTTGTCGGTATGGGGCGGGGATGCGACATCGCGTGACAGGTGAATGGGTCAAGGCGAAAGCCGCGGGAGCGGCGGCGTCTGGGTTCGCTGGCGCTGGATGTCCTCGGGGACGGGCGACAGCTCGGCGCGGGCCGGCACCCCTCCTAAGGCAGCACGATCTCGAAGTCGGGATCGCCGGGGTCGAGGACCGAGAACAGCGACTCCAGCACTCCTGCATCGCCGTCGATCTGCAGCCCCGGCGACGACGTGTCACCGGCGGCGAGGGCGATCATGCGGGCCTTCGTCAGCGACAGGTGCAGCGCGGCATCCGATCCCGGCTCCCTCTCGAGGTAGATCAGCACGCCGTTGCGCAGCGTCACCCGGAAGCTGCGGCCGAGGTCGGTGAAGGTCAGGTCGGTGACGAGGTCGAGATCCCACGCCTTCGGCCCGTCGACAGTGATGGCGAACGCGTCGAGCAGCTGCTCCGGCGTCAGCTGCGCCACGATCGTCGGCGCACTCGTCGATTGGGGTGTTCCGAAGCTCCCCGACTGCAGCTCGGTCGCTCCGGAGAGGAAGAAGTTGCGCCACGTGCCGTTCTCGGAGCCATAGCCGAGCTGCGTCAGCGTCTGCGCGTACAGCTCCCTGGCTGCGGCGTGGTCGGCGTCGGTGAAGATCGCGTGATCGAGCAGCGTCGCCGCCCACCGGTAGTCGCCGCCGTCGAAGGCGGTGCGTGCGAGGGTCACGACACGATCGATGCCGCCCATCGCGTCGACGTATCGCTTCGCCTGCTCGGCGGGAGGATGCGGCCACAGTCGAGCGGGGTTGCCGTCGAACCATCCCATGTACCGCTGGTAGACCGCCTTGACGTTGTGGCTGACCGAGCCGTAGTAGCCGCGCGCGTTCCAGGCGTTCTCGAGGGCCGGCGGAAGCTGGATGATCTCGGCGATCTCGGTGCCGGTCAGGCCCGTGTTCAGCATCCGCAGCGTCTGATCGTGCAGGTAGGCGTAGAGGTCGCGCTGGGTCGACAGGAACGACACGATCTCATCGTGTCCCCACGTTGGCCAGTGGTGCGACGCGAAGACCACATCGGCGCGGTCGGCGAACACGTCGATCGCCTCGGTCAGATAGCGGGACCACACGTGCGGATCGCGCACGAGCGCACCGCGCAGCGTGAGCAGGTTGTGCAGGTTGTGGGTGGCGTTCTCCGCCATGCAGAGGGCGCGGTAGCCGGGGAAGAAGAAGTGCATCTCAGCGGGGGCCTCGGTTCCGGGCGCCATCTGGAACTCGATCGGCACGCCGTCGATGACGTGACTCTCGCCGGTCCGTGTGATGGTGAGGGTCGGCGGGATGAGGCCGACGGTGCCGTTGCGCGACGTGGTCTGCCCCAGACCCGCGCCCACCTGGCCCTCGGGTCCGCGGGCCAGGGCGGCGCCGTACATGTAACCGGCGCGACGCCCCATGGCGGTGCCGGCGTAGACGTTCTCTTCCACCGCGTGCTCGACGAATCCGTCCGGCGCGATGACGGCCACGGCTCCGGCATCCACCTCCTCCTCGGTGGTCACGCCGAACACCCCGCCGAAGTGATCGATGTGACTGTGGGTGTAGATGACCGCCCGCACCTCACGATGCCCGCGGTGCTGCCGATACAGCGCCAGCGCGGCGGCCGCGGTCTCCGCCGAGATCAGCGGGTCGATCACGATCACGCCGGAGTCGCTCTCGACGAAGGTGACGTTCGACAGGTCGAATCCGCGCACCTGGTAGATGCCGTCGACGACCTCATAGAGACCGTGCTTGGCGACCAGTGTCGACTGGCGCCAGAGGCTCGGGTTCACCGAGGTCGGGGCTTCACCGCCGAGGAAGTCGTAGCTCTGGCCGTCCCAGACGACATCGCCCGCCTCGTTGCGGATGATCATCGGATCGATCGTGCCGAGGAAGCCTCGGTCGGCGAGCTCGTGGTCGCGGGAGTCGTGGAACGGAAGCGTGTTCGTCAGCCGCGCGTGCTCGGCAGCGATGGTGGGCGAGGGCTCTGTGGAGGTCATGATGCTCCTTTCGCCTCGATCATGGCCCGATCGAGCGAGCGGCGAAAGGCCCTCCGCGACCTACACCTTGGCGTCCTGCCGGGGGATCAGCACCTGCTTGATGATCAGCAGGATCGAGGCCGTCACCGGGATCGCGACCAGGGCACCCAGCAGGCCCAGCAGCGTGCCGCCGACGAGGGCGCCGATGACCACGAGCGACCCGGGGATCGAGATCGTGCGGTTCATCACGCGCGGGGTGAGAACGTAGGCCTCGATCTGCATGTAGACGAGGTACGCCGCGGCGAAGATGAGGGCCAGGAGGGGGTCGGCGAACAGCGCGACGGTCGATCCGATGATCCAGAACAGCACCGGACCGACCAGCGGGATGATCGTGATGCAGAACGACGTGACCGCGAGGAGGGCCGGGAACGGCAGCCCGAGGATCAGGTACATGATGAACGTGAACGTCGCGTTGAAGAACGCCAGGATCACCATTCCCATGAGGTAGCCGCCGACGGAGTCGGTGATCTGCTCGGTGAGGTCGGCGATCCCGGAGCGGTTGCGTGCCGGAGCCAGGCGGTAGAAGGCCTGCTTCATGGTCGGCAGCGACGCGAGGAAGTACAGGCTCAGCACGATCACGATGATCGCGCCGGAGATGCCGGTGGCTAGCGTGATGCCGGCCTGGAGCACGCCGCCGCCGATGGCGGCGATGTTGCTCGGATTGGTCACGAAGCTCTCGACCTCGCCGAGGATGTCGCCGAGCGAGTCGCCGAAGTTGTCCTCCGCCCAGAGGAAGACGTCGCTCTGCATGAAGTTGTTGATCAGGGTGGGGATGTCGGTGATGAACTGGGCGATCTGCTCGACGACCGTGGGCAGGATCAGCAGGAGCACGCCGGCGAGCACGATGGCGAACCCGAAGTAGACGATGACGATGCTCCACACCCGCGACACGTTCTTGCGCTCGAGCGCGCGCACCACCGGGTCGAGGCCGAGCGCGACGAAGAGGGCGAACGCGATGTACACGATGACGGTCACGATGTTGGTCACCGCGATGCCCAGCGCGAGCGCGACGAGGCCGCCGAGCACGGCGTAGAAGCCGACGGCGAACGGATTGCGCAGTCCGAACCAGCGCGCCGGTTCGCTCTCCTTCGGGGGCGCCGCGGGTGGCGTCGCGGCGTCGTCGGGCGAGTCGGTAACCTCGGTCATGCTCACACTCTATTGCTGAGCCCGCCGCGCCGAGGAGGACGACATGACCGAGACGCCCGAGCAGACCCTGCTGCGGCTGCGCGCCACGATCGACAACATCGATGCGGCGCTCATCTTCGTGCTCGCCGAGCGCTTCCGTGCGACCAAGCAGGTGGGTGAGTTGAAGGCCGATCACGGGATGCCCGCATCCGACCCCTCGCGCGAAGAGCAGCAGGTCGCGCGCCTCCGACGCCTCGCCGAAGAGGCCGACCTCGACCCGGCCTTCGCCGAGAAGTGGTTCAACTTCGTCGTCGCCGAGGTCATCCGTCACCACACGGCCGCCGCCGACGCCCGCTGACCACGATGGCCGCCGAACTCCCCATCGGGACCCTGCTCGAATCGAGCGACGGCGCCCACGCGCACGTGCTCGCCCGCAAGCTCAACCGCCACACGTTCTGGTGCGGCCAGAGCGGGTCGGGCAAGACCTACGCGCTCGGCGTGCTGCTCGAGCAGGTGATGCTCGAGACCGAGCTTCCCCTGGTCATCCTCGACCCGAACTCGGACTACGTGCGTCTCGGGGAGATGCGGGCGGGCGCGGATCGTGCATCCGCCGACGAGCTGCGCTCGCGCGACGTGCGCGTGCTCGGCAGGAACGGCGACCACGACCTTCGGGTGCAGTTCACGAACCTGCCGCTGAAGTCCAAGGCCGCGGTCGCCCAGATCGATCCGATCCTCGACGCCGACGAGTACAACCACCTGCTGCGCCTCGAAGACGAGGTGCACTCGATCGACGACCGCGACCTCGTCGCCCACCTCCGGGCCAAGGGGTCGGCGGTGCACGACAAGCTCGCCAATCGCCTCGAGAACCTGGGGATCAGCGAGTGGGATCTGTGGGCGTGGGGCGGACGCAACGTCGGCGACCACCTCGACGAGCGTGCGGATGCGACCGTCCTGGACCTCGGCGGGTTCCCCACACCGGCGGAGTCGCGGGCTGCCGCGCTCGCCGTGCTCGACCATCTGTGGGAGCACCGCGAGGAGCGCGTCGGACGGCTCATCGTGATCGACGAGGCGCACAACCTCTGCCGCCCCGACCCGTCGACCCCCGTCGAGCGGCTGCTCACGGAACGGATCGTGCAGATCGCCGCCGAGGGCCGCAAGTACGGACTGTGGCTGCTGCTGTCGACGCAGCGCCCGTCGAAGGTGCACATCAACGCCCTGTCGCAGTGCGACAACCTCGCCCTCATGCGGATGAGCTCGCCGAAGGACCTCGCCGAGCTCGCCGACGTCTTCGGCTACGCGCCGGCGTCGATGCTGGAGCGCTCGTCGGCGTTCGCGCAGGGGCAGGCCCTGTTCGCGGGCGGGTTCGTCGATTCGCCCGTGCTGGTGCAGATGGGCGCGCGCCTGACCGAGGAAGGCGGCTCCGACGTCGCCGTCCCCCTGCGCTGACCGGAGCCGGCGCAGAGGGACGGATCGTGGCGGACGGCCTCAGGGTGTCGCGCGACGAAGGGTCAGGAACGATCCCGCTGCGAGCACCACGGTCAGCAGAAGTCCCCACAGGGTGATTCCGACCGCCCCCTGATCCGCGAACCAGGTGAACACCTGCCCCAGGCATCGAGGCGCCCGATGACCCACATCACGCCGACGAGCAGCAGTGCCAGCGCCGTGTAGACGAGCGCCACCCACAGGGGCCCGAAGCGCTTGTAGAGCGTTGCCGAGGCGAAGCCGATCGTGAACACCAGCACCGTGAAGGCGAAGTAGAACAGCCACGCGGCCCACCATCCCGCTTCCCAGATCCAGGTCAGCTGGAAGAAGTATCCGTTCATGCCCCAGCCGCCGGTGGCGTCTTCGAGGAACCCGCCGATCACGAACACCGTCGCGAGCAGGTTCGCGGTGATCGTCGCGGTGGCGAGGGTGCCGAGATAGAACTCGCGTCGCGTGATGCTGAGGGCCTGGGAGAACGGGAAGGTCATCGTCAGCGCCTGGATACCGACGAACAGGAAGTACCACAGCGGCGCCTGCGCGCCACCGCCGTAGAACGGTCCCGGAAGGCCCGAGCTGCTCAGCAGCGCGTAGATCGCGAGGGTCACGACGAAGGCGCCCGTGAGCACGATGAGAGGCACCCAGACGTAGGTCTGGCGATTCACCAGCTGCAGACGGATGACATTCAGGGTGCGGTTCATCGCGACACCTCCGGGGATGCGGTGCTCGACGCGTGCTGCGTCAGACGCACGATCAGCTGCTGGAGCGAGACCGAGGCGACCTCGAGATCGGCCTCGGCGAGACGCCGACGGTCGT carries:
- a CDS encoding PDR/VanB family oxidoreductase codes for the protein MTRGETDIPVVVTGRRRLAPTIDEFTLAAAHGGALPAFEAGAHIDVETPGGHRRSYSLCAPTAARPRAYTIAVDRRADGEGGSVSMHDRAATGSPVRISSPSTGFDLHPTTRRAVLIAGGVGITAVRGMRRDLQEAGVASTLVYLVRDRSAAAYLDELDAPDVVVHATREHDGRRFDLWPLLADPTDSEVYCCGPAPLMRTVQALTMHWRPARLHFEDFVGVCAVDPFAQPFTAVWQPTGERVSVGSDQSLLDRLTENGIAVPSSCRSGTCGTCRVRLISGTAQHRDIVLENHERSDQLITCVSRAEREICIGPA
- a CDS encoding MOSC domain-containing protein — its product is MEESAATPDLVDAGAVSDLYIYPIRGLSGQRLERVTVDPDRGFPFDRCWALPKRQAAEAASGDRPLTSAEAYGLTVFPRLAGVSTHLDPETERLRVHVQEHVVLDVSLRDDTDVREAERFFARVLDLDEADRPRLVRRANRTFNFSYTASVSEHLTWACHLVNLASIRDLEERIAHEVDPRRFRANLYVDLGEPWIERDLIGKEFRAGEVVLRGEMMAARCAATEVNLETTERDLPIPRLLKQHYGHTDLGIYANILSGGDLAPGLPVAVPAGIGAGCA
- a CDS encoding ABC transporter permease, which gives rise to MLIYLLRRSALLVLSLAVAMVVIFVLLRLLPGDPANALLSVDATPEQIAAARAQVGSDQPVWQQFATWSAQLLRGDLGESFISSREVGPEISARLGVTIPLTLLSFALALVLSLVIGVTAAMKADRWYGIALSGFSQLGVAVPVFWVGVILVWIFALQLGMLPSGGFPRDDWEDPADALRSLALPVITIAFVMSASLSRYVRSATVDVLGSDYLRTARAGGASMREALLRHGVRNGAVPVIAVLGIELSTTLLGAVVVESVFTLPGLGNMLLTGIEQHDFANIQGVLVVSTLFVVLVGFAADIAQRLIDPRLRTSISGNLR
- a CDS encoding ABC transporter substrate-binding protein encodes the protein MRKPLLALSAVAVSALVLAGCSTGGDAAGDASSDDATISIGSLYEPQNLSNTQGGGQGVTEALNGNVYEGLYKLTDDGEVEPLLAESAELSEDGLTYTVTLHEGITFHSGAPLTSADVKTSVEAVIAEDSQSARKSSFGPISEITTPDDQTVVFELSERSISFPYNLSYVWITGPEASAETTDGTGPYTLDEWRQGSTLTLLRWDDYWGEAAANAEVVFTYFTDATAENNALLSGEIDLVTSIQNPDSLAQFEDNADFTVSEGTSTTKELLAFNDRVAPFDDALVRKAVYSAIDREQLLTSIWGDYGTLIGSMVPPTDPWYVDLTDVNPYDPELSRELLDAAGYADGFTFTLDTPSYDPHPVVAEFLQAQLAEVGITVEINTISADEWYTKVFAERDFEATLQEHVNDRDVVWYGNPDFYWGYDNADVQQWVAEAEQAETVEQQTELLTQVNEQIAEDAASVWLYLYPQIVVADSDLSGYPVNGLNSQFFVYDIVKN
- a CDS encoding DUF1684 domain-containing protein, translating into MSASDHARWLDQRARTVTAATGNLALVETRWSGATRPDVDAERAVAGPTVTVTELSRTSIDTGEPEYGLRRWDADSAAIRAFEHIDAFGYDPDWVIEGRFTPVEGDGSARTVPFEHIRDNGGTRDLVVPGDIHVTIRGEEFTLAAFDDGGTLLLVFADATNGSETYGPGRFLFVPRDADAAGDAGTVVLDFNRAFVPPCGFSAQFNCPLPPASNRFPFRVPAGEKNVVFRDGFDISAA
- a CDS encoding adenylosuccinate synthase translates to MPGIVIVGVQWGDEGKGKATDLLGDRTDWVVKFNGGNNAGHTVVIGDEKYALHLLPSGILSPGVNAVIGNGVVVDLEVLFDELTALQARGLDTSRLKVSANAHIITHYHRTLDKVTERFLGKRQIGTTGRGIGPAYADKINRVGIRVQDLFDENILRQKVEGALDQKNHLLVKVFNRRAITCDEVVEELLSYAERLRPMVADTGLLLDEALKRDEVVVFEGGQATMLDVDHGTYPFVTSSSATAGGAATGSGVGPGRLDRIVGIVKAYTTRVGSGPFPTELFDENGDFLRSRGFEFGTTTGRPRRVGWYDAPITRYATRINGITDLVLTKLDILTGLDRIPVCVAYDVDGTRFDEVPVNQTDFHHAKPILEYFPGWKEDISGARNFDDLPQNAQDYVLALEAMSGTRISVIGVGPARDAVVVRHDLV
- a CDS encoding lactonase family protein: MRFFTGGYTADMGGEATGIGMLHAGSADTAYVDGALGFGGDVVAADSPSWLAAHPTRDVIYAALEKTGAVQAYARTGESTLVPLGAAVPAGAATCHVAVAPDGGSLLAACWGDGSVVRMTLDAEGRPTDPRRAPAASDPYDAEPDVDAIRTQVLGATAEEAGEVPSARPSRAHQSRYLPDGTVVTTDLGLDLVRVWRPVDGRLRAHQQVALPRGSGPRHTVWHPSGHLYVVTEFSREVFVLAPDATGAWRVLGGVPLGGLAGDTGAEIALGRDAAFVYAGLRGSDTMAVLRVRGGGDALEPVALVETGVVWPRNHVVVRDTLLVEGERSHEVVSFTLDPRTGVPGRIRHRTTVPSPTHLLPVR